The Salvelinus namaycush isolate Seneca chromosome 37, SaNama_1.0, whole genome shotgun sequence sequence TCCTGTTCGACCCCAGCAGAATGTGACCATGTGAGTGACTTTTGTGAGTTGAGTTCTAGTGACCTTTTGGAGGTTGAACTAGGACCTTTTTGCAGCTGGGGACTGACTCTTGACAGGGATAAATGACCTTTACAGAGGGAATATTGACTGGAGGTTTAATATAGACTCACTTAACCCCAAGATACAGTTACATTGCTAATGTCAGTGTATGCTTACTGTACTCCACAACACTAGGGATAACCCACTTGTACAGTCTGTACTAATGCTGCAGACTCAGGTATTGGACTGTATAACCAACACTGTGGATCAAATAGGGCTAATAATTTTGATCGGTAGGCTTTGTTGCTATATACACTGAAGTGAATAGTGGAGTGGGGCACTGCATGGAGTTGTCACCACTCTCAAAGGAAAGCCTTTTTCACTGATACTAGATATCACTGTGTACCATCCTCAAGTTTTCCTGAAAATATTACTGTAACATGGGCATCCATCAAGGGGCAAATCCTTACTTCCACTTAGAATTTTCACTTCGTCTcacattgacatcaatgcatgactgAGTGAAAATGAACAGAAGTGGAATTTAGGATTCACCTCTAAGAATACAAACTGGTCCAGTGTAAGTCAGCGTGTTATTTAAACCCTGAGAATAGTGGTCAGTGCATGACCGTGttggttctctctctgtgcttgcAGAGGTGGTCTGCGGCGCCCCATCAATCTACCTTGAGTTCGCCAGGTCCAAGCTGGACCCTAAGATCGGAGTGGCCGCTCAGAACTGCTACAAGGTCAAGGGTGGTGCCTTCACCGGGGAGATCAGGTAATGGACATTCCCTGTAACTGCGCATGCTAGTCTCTTCAGGACTCTAGTGCTTTACTGAACCAAACATTGTAGGCTTACAGATTAACTATCTCCTTTCTCACACTTCTCTTTCttttccccttctctttctctcctcagcCCTGCGATGATCAAGGACGTTGGTGTGCACTGGGTGATCCTGGGCCACTCTGAGAGGCGCTGGGTCTTTGGAGAGACTGATGAGGTAAATGGCTTATTTGATGGAGTGCTCTTGTTTATGAATGTGTGGTCTTGGGAGGAGTCGTCTGCCACCTCCAAAGACTATCGCAAAAACAGGGCCGGTGACAGTATTGGATTATGTCTCTTTCAACAGTGACTTGACTTTTTAAAGTGACAGAATTTGAGGAGCAGTGACAAATCATTTTAATCTCCTTTTACATTTTTTCTGATAAACACTCAAGGTGTTGATCAAGTAGAGGAAATGTGAAAAATATTACAACAACCTGTCTGATTGGATAACTGTGTCCTGACAGCTTATTGGTCAGAAGTGTGCCCACGCCCTGGAGAATGGCCTGGGTGTCATTGCCTGCATTGGTGAGAAGCTGGACGAGAGGGAGGCTGGCATCACAGAGAAGGTCATCAACGCACAGACCAAGCACTTCGCAGGTACTGTAACCATCACTGAAATCACTGATTCATCATGAGTGTTACACGGGACCACAGATTCTGCTCAGGCGTACACATATTatcagagtgctgatctaggatcagtttgcaTTTTATATCTTTGAAAATGGGACCTGAACTTTACAATGCACGGAGAAGAGTTAAACATGTCAAGAACCAtgtcaataatatatatatatatcaatcgTATAAACTGCGAAGGCCTCTTTGTATCTGGAAAGCAAGCAATGaattactgtatatacagtgtattacattataaCATTGTTGAATGTAGTAATACTACTGCTGCGTGAATACATCCTATTGGCAAAGGGATAGTGTGACCGCCACAGACGTGATTGGGACTTTCAGTGTAATGAATTAGTTTTCCTTTTCGTTAACAACTTGGTCATATCTAGCGTGTCCATGATGGCACTTTGTCCATTTTGAGTTCTCCATTTTTATTAATGTGAATGCATTCTGTTTGCAGACAACATTAAGGACTGGTCCAAGGTTGTTCTGGCCTATGAGCCCGTGTGGGCCATTGGCACCGGCAAGACCGCATCCCCCGCCCAGGTAAGTGTTTCTTCTATTGTCATTACAATTGTATGACCTCAATGGAAAGGACATGTGACTAAAAGCCTGAATCtctttgtactgtatatattcagtcTAGACTAGAGCAGAATGTGTTGTCCATTTGAGATTCATCACTAAATTGAAGACTGAAGTCAGAACATACTGGACTTTGGAACCCATATTCATGTTTTTATTTGAATCTTTTATTATCTTTGTCTCTCAGGCCCAGGACGTTCATGACAAACTGAGGCAGTGGGTCAAGGCCAATGTGTCTGAGGCAGTAGCCAACTCTGTCAGGATAATCTATGGAGGTGAGACCACTCATCTGCTTCACGTTTAAACACACTAAAGCTGTTAATGCCACGACCACCAAAGTGGGGATTAATAGGTTTTGTCATTGCATTGCTAAGCTAATTCAAATCGGGGACATGCAGTGGTAGGAGCGTACAGTGGACTCTTTTCTCCCCCACCACTGTGTCCCCCTCTCTCATAAATCCATTCCTCACTCCTATCCGTCTGTTCTCTTCTCAGGTTCCGTGACAGGTGGCACCTGCAAGGAGCTGGGAGGCATGAAGGATGTGGACGGTTTCCTGGTTGGCGGCGCTGCACTCAAGCCAGAGTTCGTTGACATCATCAACGCCAAGCAATAAAAACCCTGACGTGGTCGGACCATGTCCATATTTTAGGCCAACTCCATTCAGATGAAACACGAACCATCATCCTCAACTC is a genomic window containing:
- the LOC120031133 gene encoding triosephosphate isomerase B codes for the protein MSRKFFVGGNWKMNGDKASLGELIKTLNSAKLDPNTEVVCGAPSIYLEFARSKLDPKIGVAAQNCYKVKGGAFTGEISPAMIKDVGVHWVILGHSERRWVFGETDELIGQKCAHALENGLGVIACIGEKLDEREAGITEKVINAQTKHFADNIKDWSKVVLAYEPVWAIGTGKTASPAQAQDVHDKLRQWVKANVSEAVANSVRIIYGGSVTGGTCKELGGMKDVDGFLVGGAALKPEFVDIINAKQ